Proteins found in one Lutimonas zeaxanthinifaciens genomic segment:
- the map gene encoding type I methionyl aminopeptidase translates to MIKIKTLEEIELMRESALIVSRTLGEIAKAIKPGVSTLELDKIAEEFIRDQGAIPGFLGLYDFPNTLCMSPNEQVVHGIPNSDPLKEGDIISVDCGALKNGFYGDHAYTFAVGEIDPETKKLLEITKESLYVGIRQFRAGNRVGDVGFAIQQFTESHGYGVVRELVGHGIGKEMHEDPEMPNYGKRGKGKKFVEGMVVAIEPMINMGTHRIKQYSDGWTIKTADMKPSAHFEHDVAIVKGKPELLSTFRYINEALGIETDEELEFGSK, encoded by the coding sequence AGAAAGTGCTCTTATCGTTTCCAGAACTCTAGGAGAAATTGCCAAAGCAATTAAACCAGGCGTAAGCACTTTGGAACTTGATAAAATCGCTGAAGAATTTATCAGAGACCAGGGAGCTATTCCCGGATTTCTTGGTTTATATGATTTTCCAAATACCCTGTGCATGAGTCCCAATGAGCAGGTAGTTCACGGGATTCCAAATAGTGATCCCTTGAAAGAAGGGGATATTATCTCTGTTGACTGCGGGGCTCTAAAAAATGGTTTTTACGGAGATCATGCATATACCTTTGCCGTTGGTGAAATAGATCCCGAAACTAAAAAGCTTCTCGAAATTACCAAAGAAAGCCTTTATGTGGGTATCAGACAATTCAGGGCGGGTAACAGGGTTGGTGATGTTGGGTTTGCGATACAGCAATTCACGGAAAGTCATGGGTATGGGGTGGTTCGAGAGCTTGTAGGCCATGGAATAGGAAAAGAAATGCATGAAGATCCTGAAATGCCTAATTACGGAAAACGAGGAAAGGGTAAAAAGTTTGTTGAGGGGATGGTTGTTGCCATTGAGCCGATGATCAATATGGGAACGCATCGCATCAAACAATACAGTGACGGATGGACCATTAAAACGGCAGATATGAAACCCAGTGCTCATTTTGAGCATGACGTGGCCATCGTAAAAGGCAAACCGGAATTACTTTCAACCTTCCGGTATATCAATGAGGCATTGGGAATTGAAACCGATGAAGAGCTCGAATTCGGGTCTAAATAA
- a CDS encoding class I SAM-dependent methyltransferase, producing the protein MKVFKLVLNTIPRPYLIKLSYVARPFLSLWLKGNRYTDPIDGKSFKRFLPYGYGVQRPNVLSPSTLSLERHRLIWLYLKNETDFFKKPLKVLHMAPEQCFLSLFRKMNNLDYTTADLYSPIVDIKADILDLPFEDNSFDLVLCNHVLEHIDNDHKAMKELFRVMKKGGMGIFQVPQEIEREKTFEDPAITDPEDRAKHFGQYDHVRVYGRDYFDRLRSAGFKVEEVDYSKVLSPEDIDKYRLADGEILPVCFKP; encoded by the coding sequence ATGAAGGTATTCAAATTGGTCCTTAATACAATTCCCCGACCTTATTTGATCAAATTAAGTTATGTGGCTCGGCCATTCTTATCCCTTTGGTTAAAGGGAAATCGTTATACCGATCCCATCGATGGAAAAAGCTTTAAGCGTTTTTTACCCTATGGTTACGGAGTTCAAAGGCCGAATGTTCTGTCTCCGAGTACACTTTCCCTGGAAAGACATCGGTTGATATGGCTTTATCTCAAAAACGAGACGGACTTCTTTAAAAAACCGTTAAAGGTATTGCACATGGCTCCCGAACAGTGCTTTTTATCACTGTTCCGAAAAATGAATAATCTGGATTATACAACGGCTGATCTCTATAGTCCGATCGTCGATATAAAAGCTGATATTCTTGATCTTCCTTTTGAAGATAACTCTTTTGACCTCGTTTTGTGCAATCACGTTTTGGAGCATATCGACAATGATCATAAGGCCATGAAAGAACTTTTTCGGGTCATGAAAAAAGGGGGAATGGGAATCTTTCAGGTTCCTCAGGAAATTGAGAGAGAGAAGACTTTTGAAGACCCTGCAATTACCGATCCCGAGGATAGAGCAAAACACTTTGGGCAATACGATCATGTTAGAGTATACGGACGAGACTATTTTGACCGGCTTCGATCTGCTGGATTCAAAGTTGAAGAAGTTGATTATTCAAAAGTCCTGAGTCCCGAGGATATTGATAAATATCGACTGGCCGATGGAGAAATACTTCCTGTCTGCTTTAAACCCTGA
- a CDS encoding tetratricopeptide repeat protein: MQKGFIHIVLITVISLTGVSLKAQNVDSLFTSANKFYQQENYLKALELYKKIEVQELESWSLYFNMANIYYKTNQVAPSIYYYEKALKMAPNNNDIKFNLEFANRMTLDNIEPLPKSLGQKFMDGIVLRLNYETWAKIAVGLAFLFALLFLLYHFSYSTSKKRFYFITSGLCVIFVTTSVFFAFRNKHYVDNNIQAVVFSNAVEVKSAPTKSSELYFELHEGTKVTVLESLDNWKKIKIADGKMGWLDASSIREI; encoded by the coding sequence ATGCAAAAAGGTTTTATACATATTGTTCTTATCACAGTAATATCACTGACAGGGGTATCACTTAAGGCACAGAATGTAGACAGTCTTTTTACATCTGCCAACAAGTTTTACCAGCAGGAAAATTACTTGAAGGCCTTGGAATTATACAAGAAAATAGAAGTTCAAGAGCTTGAATCCTGGTCTTTGTATTTTAATATGGCCAATATTTACTACAAAACCAATCAGGTCGCTCCGTCAATTTATTACTATGAGAAGGCATTGAAAATGGCGCCCAACAATAATGATATTAAATTTAATCTGGAATTTGCCAACAGGATGACCCTTGATAATATTGAACCTCTTCCAAAAAGCCTGGGACAAAAGTTCATGGACGGAATAGTTTTGAGGCTGAATTATGAGACCTGGGCTAAGATAGCAGTTGGTCTCGCTTTCCTCTTTGCACTTTTATTCTTGCTCTATCATTTTTCATACAGTACGAGCAAAAAAAGATTCTATTTTATCACGAGTGGGTTATGCGTGATCTTTGTCACAACTTCTGTATTTTTCGCCTTTCGGAACAAACATTATGTAGACAATAATATACAGGCCGTGGTATTTTCAAATGCCGTGGAGGTGAAGAGTGCACCTACAAAATCCAGTGAATTGTATTTTGAACTTCACGAAGGTACCAAGGTGACCGTACTGGAGTCTTTGGACAATTGGAAAAAGATCAAAATAGCTGACGGCAAAATGGGGTGGCTTGATGCTTCTTCAATTAGGGAAATCTAG
- a CDS encoding BatD family protein — protein MKRKFLSTLIILLTVQGVMAQVTFKTAVSKTELGLNERLRIEFSIDRQGGDDFTPPDFKNFKVLAGPSQSSSFSSINGRTSYKLTYTYVIQPISKGTFIIPSATITYEGEEIKSNTVRVTVSDAIEIPEDPNDPRYVAQQNIHLVAEVSNLRPYVGESISVVYKLYVDTEKVNVQNTREASSPSFNGFWNQNIEVKKWVAKNGTYGGKPHRFVIVRKMVLIPHKSGELEIDPLEMEITAGVPIGRRDFFGNMLMNDVNFTLTSGKKTIRVKELPEEGKPFNFTGAVGDYKFSVTPNKTVLKANESALIKVELKGKGNLKLVKLPGIETSSGLEVYEPEYKENIKTTLSGLTGSVYDQYAIVPQSRGKFQIPSVGFSYFNPKEQKYYSIESEPILLNALQGAEPVDEAVVSNKKSVISNEGDIRYIALKSDFVSVMKEDDFFGSNLFYWLMILPLLSIPLGIFIGKKKQERDSDIIGNKRRKADRLARRYLSQAKKELGRKEAFYIALEKALHNYLKAKLHVETSEISREKIAEILKKKEVDQDTISEFSKVLENCDYARYTPSTDVMMKKEYENAKTVISKIDKQL, from the coding sequence ATGAAACGAAAGTTTTTAAGCACATTGATAATACTGCTGACAGTACAAGGCGTCATGGCTCAGGTGACGTTTAAAACAGCTGTGAGTAAGACTGAACTTGGTCTCAATGAACGTTTGAGAATTGAATTTTCAATTGACAGGCAGGGAGGTGATGACTTCACCCCTCCTGACTTTAAGAATTTTAAGGTTTTGGCCGGACCAAGTCAATCGAGTAGTTTTTCTTCCATCAACGGAAGAACTTCATACAAACTTACCTATACCTATGTGATCCAGCCGATTTCAAAGGGAACATTTATAATACCCTCGGCAACAATTACCTATGAAGGTGAGGAGATCAAATCAAATACGGTAAGGGTTACGGTTTCTGATGCGATTGAGATTCCGGAGGATCCAAATGATCCCAGGTATGTGGCGCAGCAGAATATACATTTGGTAGCTGAGGTATCTAATTTAAGGCCTTATGTAGGAGAAAGTATTTCTGTGGTGTATAAATTATATGTGGATACTGAGAAGGTAAATGTTCAAAATACCAGGGAAGCTTCCTCACCCTCTTTTAATGGATTCTGGAATCAGAACATCGAGGTAAAAAAATGGGTTGCAAAAAATGGCACTTACGGTGGAAAACCCCATCGATTTGTTATTGTTCGGAAAATGGTATTGATACCGCATAAATCAGGGGAACTTGAAATAGATCCGCTGGAAATGGAAATTACTGCAGGTGTTCCCATCGGAAGACGTGATTTCTTTGGAAACATGTTAATGAATGATGTGAATTTCACTCTCACCTCAGGTAAAAAGACCATACGGGTGAAAGAATTGCCGGAAGAAGGCAAGCCTTTTAATTTTACGGGTGCCGTTGGTGATTATAAGTTCTCGGTTACCCCGAACAAAACCGTGTTAAAGGCCAATGAATCTGCCCTGATTAAAGTAGAACTAAAAGGCAAGGGAAATCTAAAACTGGTTAAACTACCGGGTATTGAAACCTCAAGCGGCCTTGAGGTTTATGAGCCGGAATACAAGGAAAATATTAAAACAACTCTTAGCGGATTAACCGGGTCTGTTTACGACCAGTATGCCATTGTTCCTCAGTCAAGAGGAAAGTTCCAGATTCCTTCAGTTGGTTTTTCATATTTCAATCCGAAGGAACAAAAGTATTACTCGATAGAATCTGAGCCAATTCTTCTCAATGCTTTACAAGGTGCAGAACCCGTTGATGAAGCAGTTGTGTCAAATAAAAAATCGGTGATCAGTAATGAAGGGGATATTCGATATATCGCATTGAAGTCTGATTTTGTTTCTGTCATGAAGGAAGATGATTTCTTTGGGTCTAATTTATTTTATTGGTTGATGATTCTACCTTTGTTATCCATTCCGCTAGGAATTTTCATTGGAAAGAAAAAACAGGAGAGAGATAGTGATATTATAGGAAACAAGAGGCGTAAAGCGGATAGGCTTGCGCGCAGATATCTGTCTCAGGCCAAAAAAGAATTGGGAAGAAAGGAGGCGTTCTACATCGCGTTGGAAAAGGCTCTTCACAATTATCTTAAGGCAAAGCTTCATGTTGAAACCTCTGAAATATCAAGAGAGAAGATTGCTGAAATTCTTAAAAAGAAAGAGGTGGATCAGGATACGATAAGCGAGTTCAGCAAAGTTCTGGAAAATTGTGACTATGCGCGTTACACACCTTCAACGGATGTGATGATGAAGAAGGAGTATGAAAACGCGAAAACGGTAATATCAAAGATTGACAAACAGCTATAA
- a CDS encoding tetratricopeptide repeat protein, which yields MKNIVFTCFFLPLAVFAQENVKEKQEKPEANEKPAKIKLAEKQILRKGNDLFKEKRFVDAEVKYKKALKENPNYRTAGYNLGNAVYEQDRFEEALPQYELVAKSAGDNETREKAFHNIGNVMMKQKQYAKAIEAYKNSLLINPGDENTRYNLALAQKLLKDQQQNDENKDQKQDQNKDQNQDQNQDQNQDQNSENKDKEEEQGDDEKKDQDQNQGDNNEDEQDQKDNQDQQDQGDKKEQQKQPQPNQLSQQQIEQLLEAMSNEENKTQKKVNAKKAKGKKLNQDKDW from the coding sequence ATGAAAAATATTGTATTTACATGTTTCTTTTTACCCTTGGCGGTTTTTGCTCAGGAAAATGTAAAAGAGAAACAGGAAAAACCGGAAGCAAATGAGAAGCCGGCAAAAATCAAACTTGCAGAAAAACAGATTCTAAGAAAAGGGAATGATCTTTTTAAAGAAAAAAGGTTTGTGGATGCTGAGGTCAAATATAAAAAGGCACTGAAGGAGAATCCAAATTACAGGACGGCCGGGTACAATTTGGGTAATGCTGTATATGAACAAGACCGATTTGAAGAGGCCTTGCCTCAATATGAGCTGGTTGCCAAAAGCGCTGGTGATAATGAAACCAGAGAAAAAGCTTTTCATAATATTGGAAACGTTATGATGAAGCAAAAGCAATATGCCAAGGCAATAGAGGCCTATAAGAACTCACTGCTGATCAATCCGGGAGATGAAAATACGCGTTATAATCTGGCTCTGGCTCAAAAGCTACTGAAGGATCAGCAGCAAAATGATGAGAATAAGGATCAGAAACAGGATCAAAATAAGGATCAGAACCAGGACCAGAATCAGGATCAGAATCAAGATCAAAATAGCGAGAATAAGGACAAGGAAGAGGAGCAGGGAGACGATGAAAAGAAAGATCAGGATCAAAACCAGGGTGATAACAATGAAGATGAACAGGATCAGAAGGATAATCAGGATCAACAGGATCAGGGAGATAAGAAAGAGCAACAGAAACAGCCTCAGCCCAATCAGTTGAGTCAACAGCAAATTGAACAGCTTCTTGAGGCTATGAGCAATGAAGAAAATAAGACTCAGAAAAAAGTTAACGCTAAAAAAGCAAAAGGTAAAAAGTTAAATCAGGATAAAGACTGGTAA
- a CDS encoding VWA domain-containing protein: protein MYQIEEPKYFYLFIAVAVLLVFYLLSWLWKVRKQREFASSDLLNRLSPQKSVFKPVLKMIFVLLGLSFLVIAMVNPKMGTQLKTVKRQGVDIVFALDVSKSMLAEDIAPNRLEKSKQIISKIIDKLGSDRVGIIVYAGNAYPLLPITTDHGAAKMFLQNANPEIVSSQGTAINEALQLSKTFFDDDTQTNRFLFIISDGEDHEENSGKIAKEIVDLGIRTYTIGVGSNKGSPIPVKKNGKFQGYKKDKKDEVVITKLNVETLKDIASNGDGKYIYGNKTSKTIEYVEELLLKADKKEFESKQFSDYKDQFQWFVGFGLLLLVLDVFLLDKKTKWVQKLNLFNER, encoded by the coding sequence ATGTATCAGATAGAAGAACCAAAATATTTTTACTTATTTATCGCAGTTGCGGTACTTTTGGTATTTTACCTGCTCAGCTGGCTGTGGAAAGTAAGAAAACAAAGAGAATTTGCCAGTTCTGATCTTTTGAACCGATTAAGTCCTCAGAAATCAGTATTCAAGCCTGTTTTGAAGATGATCTTTGTGTTGTTGGGACTGTCTTTTCTGGTTATTGCCATGGTCAATCCAAAAATGGGAACTCAATTAAAGACGGTTAAAAGGCAAGGGGTGGATATTGTTTTTGCTCTGGACGTTTCCAAGAGTATGCTGGCCGAAGATATTGCACCAAATCGCCTGGAGAAATCAAAACAGATTATTTCAAAAATTATCGATAAACTTGGAAGTGACCGTGTAGGAATTATTGTTTACGCCGGGAATGCCTATCCTCTTTTGCCTATAACCACAGATCACGGGGCGGCTAAAATGTTTTTGCAAAATGCGAATCCGGAAATTGTTTCTTCCCAGGGTACGGCCATTAATGAGGCGCTTCAGTTGTCAAAAACTTTTTTTGATGACGACACCCAAACCAATCGATTCCTGTTTATAATTTCTGACGGAGAAGATCATGAAGAAAACTCGGGTAAGATAGCCAAAGAAATCGTTGACCTAGGCATACGAACTTATACCATTGGGGTTGGATCCAATAAAGGGAGCCCGATTCCTGTGAAGAAAAATGGAAAATTTCAGGGATACAAAAAGGATAAAAAGGATGAGGTGGTCATCACAAAGTTGAATGTGGAAACTTTGAAGGATATTGCGAGTAACGGAGATGGAAAGTATATTTATGGTAATAAAACCTCTAAGACCATTGAATATGTTGAAGAGTTGTTGCTTAAAGCGGATAAAAAGGAATTTGAGTCGAAACAGTTTTCTGATTACAAAGATCAGTTTCAGTGGTTCGTAGGATTTGGATTGTTGCTTCTTGTTTTGGATGTATTCCTTTTAGATAAGAAGACCAAATGGGTACAGAAGTTGAATTTATTTAATGAAAGGTAA
- a CDS encoding vWA domain-containing protein has product MMGSNMEFTNPEFLWLLLMIPILAVWYFFVRKKDAADLHVPSTSGFEHKNIWSRLKPLLYAFRLLAIVLLIIALARPRNVEVSKRTKTTRGIDIVMAIDVSASMLAKDLKPNRLEALKNVASKFVQKRPNDRIGVVVYAGESFTQTPITSDKTIIQNTIRKIKWGQIEDGTAIGMGLGSAVNRLKDSKAKSKVIILLTDGVNNTGFVDPKTATELAKELNIKVYTIGLGTNGTALFPVAKDLNGKLIFRNAPVEIDEDLLKYIAAETEGQYFRATGNRKLEAIYDEINKLEKTEIEEFKYYNYQEKFRPLLMMAGFLILMEMMLRFTVYRSFI; this is encoded by the coding sequence ATGATGGGGAGTAATATGGAATTTACAAATCCGGAATTTCTTTGGTTGCTGTTAATGATACCAATCCTGGCAGTCTGGTACTTTTTTGTGAGGAAAAAGGACGCGGCAGATCTGCATGTACCAAGCACTTCAGGGTTCGAACATAAAAATATCTGGTCGAGATTAAAGCCCCTTTTATACGCTTTTAGATTATTGGCCATCGTTTTACTGATCATTGCCCTTGCAAGGCCCAGAAATGTTGAGGTCAGCAAAAGAACCAAAACAACAAGAGGAATTGATATCGTGATGGCCATTGATGTATCTGCGAGTATGCTCGCCAAGGACTTGAAACCGAACAGATTGGAAGCGCTGAAAAACGTTGCCAGTAAATTTGTTCAAAAAAGGCCCAATGACAGGATTGGCGTTGTTGTTTACGCGGGAGAGAGCTTTACCCAAACTCCGATTACAAGTGACAAGACGATTATACAAAATACGATCAGAAAAATAAAATGGGGACAGATTGAAGATGGTACTGCCATAGGTATGGGCCTTGGTTCAGCTGTGAACAGGTTAAAGGATAGTAAGGCCAAGAGCAAGGTTATTATTCTTCTTACAGATGGAGTCAATAACACGGGTTTTGTTGATCCAAAAACAGCTACGGAACTGGCCAAGGAGTTGAATATAAAGGTGTATACCATTGGACTGGGAACTAACGGAACCGCATTGTTTCCGGTGGCCAAAGATTTGAACGGTAAACTGATTTTCAGAAATGCCCCTGTTGAAATAGATGAAGATCTTCTAAAATACATTGCTGCGGAGACAGAAGGTCAGTATTTCAGAGCCACTGGAAACAGGAAGCTTGAGGCGATTTACGATGAAATCAACAAGCTTGAAAAAACGGAAATAGAAGAATTTAAATATTACAACTATCAGGAAAAATTCAGGCCCTTGTTGATGATGGCCGGTTTTCTGATTTTAATGGAAATGATGTTGAGATTTACAGTATACAGAAGTTTTATATAG
- a CDS encoding DUF58 domain-containing protein: MDTKELLKKVRKIEIKTRRLSDHIFSGEYHSSFKGRGMTFSEVRQYQYGDDIRSIDWNVTARYNEPYVKIFEEERELTMMLVVDISGSESFGTTEQFKREILTEISATLAFSAIQNNDKVGLLLFSDEIELFIPPKKGKTHVLRIIRELIEFEPKSKKTDLTHALKYLSNVMKKKAIVFILSDFIDTGYDNALKIVGKKHDVTGIRVYDKLETEMPKLGMVPMRDAETGKIVLVNTNSKRVRTNYRAKYLETVDYFEDSFTKSGSGVINTRVDQSYVKKLLGYFKRRG; this comes from the coding sequence GTGGATACTAAAGAATTACTAAAAAAGGTTAGGAAAATTGAGATCAAGACAAGGAGATTGTCTGATCATATCTTTTCTGGAGAATACCACAGTTCTTTCAAGGGACGCGGTATGACCTTTTCTGAAGTAAGGCAATATCAGTATGGCGATGATATAAGATCAATTGACTGGAACGTAACAGCAAGGTATAACGAACCCTATGTAAAGATCTTTGAAGAAGAAAGGGAACTTACGATGATGCTTGTGGTAGATATCAGCGGATCAGAATCATTCGGCACCACCGAGCAGTTTAAAAGAGAGATACTTACTGAAATAAGTGCGACCCTTGCCTTTTCTGCGATTCAAAATAACGATAAAGTTGGATTATTGCTTTTTTCCGACGAAATAGAGCTGTTTATTCCTCCGAAAAAAGGAAAAACCCATGTTCTGAGAATTATCAGGGAGTTGATTGAATTCGAACCTAAAAGTAAAAAAACAGACCTTACCCATGCCTTAAAGTATTTGTCTAATGTGATGAAGAAAAAAGCAATCGTCTTTATTCTCTCAGATTTTATCGACACGGGATATGACAATGCTTTGAAAATTGTAGGCAAGAAGCACGATGTAACCGGTATTCGGGTTTATGATAAGCTTGAGACGGAAATGCCTAAACTTGGAATGGTTCCCATGAGGGACGCAGAAACGGGTAAAATCGTATTGGTCAATACGAATTCGAAAAGAGTACGTACAAATTACAGAGCGAAGTATCTGGAAACGGTAGATTATTTTGAAGATTCCTTTACCAAAAGTGGTTCTGGAGTGATCAACACCAGAGTGGATCAAAGTTACGTTAAAAAGTTACTTGGATATTTTAAACGAAGGGGTTGA
- a CDS encoding AAA family ATPase, producing MDTQNANVDIRLINEKIERESAFVDLLQLEMNKVIVGQKHMLERLLIGLLGDGHILLEGVPGLAKTLAINTLSKAVKGSFSRIQFTPDLLPADVIGTMIFNMKENDFSIKKGPIFANFVLADEINRAPAKVQSALLEAMQEHQVTIGDETFKLPEPFLVLATQNPIEQEGTYPLPEAQVDRFMLKTVIDYPKIDDEQMVMRQNLKGSYETVNPVVSIEQISRARESVKEVYMDEKIEKYILNIIFASRFPEDYRLNELKPLISFGASPRGSINLAMASKCYAFIKRRGYVIPEDVRAVVHDVLRHRIGITYEAEAENVTSVDIINKIVNEVEVP from the coding sequence ATGGATACACAAAACGCGAATGTTGATATAAGATTGATCAACGAAAAAATAGAGAGAGAAAGTGCATTTGTCGACCTTCTTCAATTAGAAATGAATAAGGTCATCGTAGGTCAGAAGCACATGTTGGAAAGATTGTTAATCGGTTTGCTCGGTGATGGTCATATTTTGCTTGAAGGTGTTCCGGGTTTAGCAAAAACATTGGCTATAAACACCTTATCGAAAGCGGTTAAAGGGTCCTTCAGCCGTATTCAGTTTACACCTGACCTTCTTCCGGCAGATGTAATTGGTACCATGATCTTCAATATGAAGGAGAATGATTTCTCTATCAAGAAAGGTCCGATTTTTGCCAATTTTGTGCTTGCAGATGAGATCAACAGAGCTCCGGCAAAGGTTCAGTCAGCACTCCTTGAAGCAATGCAGGAACATCAGGTGACCATTGGAGACGAAACGTTTAAATTGCCAGAGCCCTTCCTGGTACTGGCCACGCAGAATCCTATAGAACAGGAAGGAACTTATCCGTTGCCTGAAGCTCAGGTAGACAGGTTTATGTTAAAAACAGTTATCGACTATCCAAAAATTGATGATGAACAAATGGTTATGAGGCAGAATCTCAAAGGTAGTTATGAGACTGTTAACCCTGTTGTTTCCATTGAACAGATCTCAAGGGCAAGAGAATCCGTGAAGGAAGTTTACATGGATGAGAAGATCGAAAAATACATACTTAATATCATTTTTGCCTCGAGATTCCCGGAAGATTACCGTTTAAACGAACTCAAGCCTTTGATCAGTTTTGGTGCCTCTCCAAGGGGAAGTATCAATCTGGCCATGGCCTCAAAGTGTTATGCCTTTATCAAGAGAAGAGGATATGTTATTCCAGAGGATGTCAGGGCCGTTGTACACGACGTATTAAGACACAGAATAGGAATCACCTATGAAGCCGAGGCAGAGAACGTAACTTCCGTTGACATCATCAATAAAATTGTCAATGAGGTTGAGGTACCTTAG
- the panB gene encoding 3-methyl-2-oxobutanoate hydroxymethyltransferase codes for MSTAKKEYKRITTKTLVEMKKQGEKIAMLTAYDYTMAKIVDHAGIDIILVGDSASNVMAGHETTLPITLDQMIYHASSVVRAIERALVVVDLPFGTYQGNSRQALDSAIRIMKESGGHSVKLEGGAEISESITRILSAGIPVMGHLGLTPQSIYKFGTYSVRARKDEEASKLKADAVLLEELGCFAIVLEKVPAKLAREVAESVSIPIIGIGAGDGVDGQVLVTHDMLGMTHEFSPRFLRRYLDLYNEMGDAFKSYISDVKSRDFPNKEEQY; via the coding sequence ATGTCCACAGCTAAAAAGGAATACAAGAGAATTACTACCAAGACTTTGGTGGAAATGAAAAAGCAGGGAGAGAAGATTGCCATGCTTACGGCTTATGATTATACAATGGCAAAAATTGTTGATCATGCAGGGATAGATATTATTCTTGTAGGAGATTCGGCTTCGAATGTTATGGCAGGGCATGAAACCACACTCCCGATTACCCTGGATCAAATGATATATCATGCCTCTTCAGTAGTTAGGGCTATTGAAAGGGCCCTGGTAGTTGTTGACCTCCCGTTTGGAACATATCAGGGAAATTCAAGACAGGCGCTGGACTCTGCCATTCGTATCATGAAAGAATCGGGAGGACATTCAGTTAAGCTTGAGGGTGGAGCGGAAATTTCAGAATCGATCACAAGAATTCTTTCAGCCGGAATCCCGGTTATGGGACATCTGGGTCTTACGCCTCAGTCAATTTATAAGTTTGGAACCTATTCAGTAAGAGCAAGAAAAGATGAAGAAGCCAGCAAATTAAAGGCAGATGCGGTGCTTTTGGAAGAGTTAGGCTGTTTTGCCATTGTCCTTGAGAAAGTTCCTGCCAAGCTAGCCAGGGAAGTAGCGGAAAGTGTGTCCATTCCGATTATAGGGATTGGTGCCGGAGATGGAGTGGACGGACAGGTTTTGGTGACTCACGATATGTTAGGGATGACTCATGAATTTAGTCCGAGGTTTTTAAGACGTTATCTGGACCTGTACAACGAGATGGGGGATGCATTTAAAAGTTATATTTCAGATGTAAAATCTCGGGATTTCCCGAATAAGGAAGAACAATATTAA
- a CDS encoding CvpA family protein, translated as MEFNTIDIIIGVILIFGTVKGYMNGLFLEVTTLVGLVLGIYGAIHFSYFLGDFLKDSVTWDESMIQVVAFAGTFFIILIALVLLGRALTKIAETIALGFFNKLVGAIFGFLKYALILSVVLIVYEEINSGIRFMEKKKARESVLYEPIKNFAPAIFPNLVRVVDKKKSKSVKVL; from the coding sequence ATGGAATTTAATACAATTGATATCATTATTGGAGTCATACTTATTTTTGGTACCGTTAAAGGCTACATGAATGGATTATTCCTAGAGGTCACAACCCTGGTCGGACTGGTATTAGGGATCTATGGAGCGATTCACTTTTCATATTTTCTTGGAGATTTTCTAAAGGATAGTGTAACCTGGGATGAATCTATGATTCAGGTGGTGGCCTTCGCCGGAACTTTTTTTATCATTTTAATTGCTTTGGTTTTACTGGGCCGGGCACTTACAAAAATTGCAGAAACCATTGCCCTTGGTTTTTTCAATAAGCTTGTGGGAGCCATATTTGGTTTTTTAAAGTATGCCTTGATCCTGAGCGTTGTGCTGATCGTTTATGAAGAAATCAATTCTGGAATTAGATTTATGGAAAAGAAAAAGGCCAGGGAATCGGTCCTGTATGAACCGATTAAAAATTTTGCCCCTGCCATATTCCCGAATTTGGTCAGAGTAGTGGACAAAAAAAAGTCCAAATCAGTCAAAGTACTGTGA